One genomic window of Candidatus Aenigmatarchaeota archaeon includes the following:
- a CDS encoding glycosyltransferase family 2 protein, giving the protein MSEIPEISVLVPIYNEEKNIEKVVYSVISSLNRKKIEIILIDDGSTDKTLEIIEGITNKYDYIKCIKNETNLGYSDALKIGFKEAKGRFITFIDGDMQNDPSEILKLSKFLVNGYDMAIGWRKYRKDPFHRIIISKFWNSICHLLFFVNLPDINGKPKIFKREILENLEIETKHWVIDLELVHKSLKKGYKIIQVPVNHNERGDKRTKATIKKGLKSLISLLKYRLKSI; this is encoded by the coding sequence ATGTCAGAAATACCAGAAATATCAGTTCTTGTACCAATTTATAACGAAGAAAAAAATATTGAAAAAGTTGTATATTCTGTTATTTCGTCTCTTAATAGAAAAAAAATTGAAATAATATTGATAGACGACGGTTCAACAGATAAAACTTTAGAAATAATAGAAGGAATAACTAATAAATATGATTATATAAAGTGTATTAAAAATGAAACAAATCTCGGTTATTCGGATGCCCTTAAAATTGGATTTAAAGAGGCGAAAGGTAGGTTCATAACTTTTATAGATGGAGATATGCAAAATGATCCTTCGGAAATTTTAAAACTTTCCAAATTTCTAGTAAATGGATATGATATGGCTATAGGATGGAGAAAATATAGAAAGGATCCTTTCCATAGGATAATAATTTCAAAGTTCTGGAATTCAATTTGTCACCTTTTGTTTTTTGTTAATTTGCCAGATATAAATGGTAAACCTAAAATTTTCAAGAGAGAGATTTTAGAAAATTTAGAAATAGAAACGAAACATTGGGTCATCGATTTAGAGTTGGTTCATAAATCCTTAAAAAAAGGTTATAAAATTATTCAAGTTCCAGTAAACCACAATGAAAGAGGGGATAAAAGAACCAAAGCAACAATTAAAAAGGGTTTAAAATCTTTAATTAGTTTGTTAAAGTACAGATTAAAATCTATTTAG